In Xanthocytophaga agilis, a genomic segment contains:
- the ispF gene encoding 2-C-methyl-D-erythritol 2,4-cyclodiphosphate synthase, translating to MKLRIGQGYDVHILVEGIPLVLGGVQIPHTHGLKSHSDGDALTHAICDALLGALSLRDIGYHFSDKDPANKGRNSLEFLKIVMEMIREEGYEVNNIDVTVILEAPKVNPHVPAMKKALCETMAIREEDLSIKATTSEGVSFVGRKEGIAVFAVCLLYKVTDNFGGM from the coding sequence TTGAAACTGCGAATCGGACAAGGATACGATGTCCATATACTCGTTGAGGGTATTCCTCTGGTATTGGGTGGTGTGCAAATACCTCATACCCATGGTCTAAAAAGTCACTCTGATGGTGATGCCCTTACACATGCCATATGTGATGCATTGTTGGGTGCACTGAGTTTACGTGACATTGGCTACCATTTTTCGGATAAAGATCCTGCAAACAAAGGACGTAATAGTCTTGAGTTTCTAAAGATTGTAATGGAGATGATTCGGGAGGAAGGATATGAGGTAAACAATATAGATGTGACAGTAATACTGGAAGCACCAAAAGTAAATCCTCATGTACCTGCTATGAAAAAAGCCTTGTGTGAAACCATGGCGATCAGAGAGGAAGATCTTTCTATAAAGGCAACTACATCAGAAGGAGTAAGCTTTGTAGGACGTAAAGAAGGAATAGCTGTTTTTGCTGTATGCCTTCTGTATAAAGTGACAGATAATTTCGGTGGAATGTAA
- a CDS encoding DUF4136 domain-containing protein, whose product MRSSLVSIFSYCLLAGICWLGLVGCSPNPLNDLSAEDSKVFITNYDDTVNFSNYRTFSIPDSVEVIYNDRYGLSADNFDLAFLSRIRATMQDRGYTEVERVDTPELGINVMYVQQVQTGVTVNPYYYGSGYWGYGGGYYYPSYYSYYQVSDSYWYIELLDLKNAARNGNKVKVIWAAQVRGDGLGTNPNGMIDAIFAQSPYLKKE is encoded by the coding sequence ATGAGATCTTCGTTAGTTTCTATTTTTAGCTATTGTTTGTTGGCAGGGATTTGCTGGCTGGGCCTTGTAGGCTGCTCTCCAAATCCATTGAATGATCTGAGTGCAGAAGATTCAAAAGTTTTTATTACTAACTATGATGATACTGTCAACTTCAGTAATTATCGGACTTTTAGTATTCCTGATTCGGTAGAAGTGATTTATAATGATAGATATGGCTTATCTGCTGATAATTTTGATCTAGCCTTTCTAAGTAGGATCAGAGCCACTATGCAAGATCGTGGATACACAGAGGTAGAGAGGGTTGACACTCCTGAGTTGGGAATTAATGTGATGTATGTGCAGCAAGTACAGACAGGCGTTACAGTGAATCCTTACTATTATGGTTCTGGATATTGGGGGTACGGTGGCGGGTATTATTATCCTTCTTATTATTCGTATTATCAGGTAAGTGATAGTTACTGGTATATTGAGCTGTTGGATCTAAAGAATGCGGCCCGTAATGGAAATAAAGTTAAAGTAATCTGGGCTGCGCAAGTCCGGGGTGATGGTTTGGGGACAAACCCTAATGGTATGATTGACGCTATATTTGCTCAATCTCCGTATTTGAAGAAAGAGTAG
- a CDS encoding CAP domain-containing protein → MIEVIYMLSLNYYFTITFLLYFLLSHIPTKAQTAFDHIHRSSINVKYLEFLVKTQVDSVRRTKGLSPLVSDSIAYLAAQDQGEYLKNKPSISHYQSSANKKTPQDRVNFYGASNYLTGENVLSYPLENTYIETARKMVKGWVNSPGHYKNIITPDYQITGVAIVPHQKNGNLIAVQVFAKVLFKYTFETSISLFPYDTIRAHTEKPTQNKYDLTNKKEKLPWKLKPIKNEITQSSELVKSVFKEQLDLRPDYRSNDILLYSSTPELFKKLLKHRKDGIVVELIDYEPYHCGNPTYYTAQSRRNRNSSISGQILKPLYRKALLSDLKAQKRSFKKEQHKKLKPLRFQFSAAARQKKKFIRTTRWHPDETTVKIGDWSQADSGMYLAVNFLLIHKKRILTPIHFSNACGDFSFTDTVNIETNFSTPHFNTFKPEEKHFDFQVPFIRNNTLPDSLKMIAIRDTLLNYQIDSIQITAFASIEGLNELNEKLYHTRGENILAYIKQYTNQKTHIQIKTGENWPLFYTQLRGTDFEFWKTCTRIDIKQELQKPAVLTIWEKNLNEQRNAHVYVKAHVLVRDTLVYLQNYQKREDFREAANIQNYYYQLWQQHRLPSDSLLWAVNYPNRKEYSNLIANALAFEYLTQDGNRRMEPQNRARQWKIVKASLSMKGITPELRYYAICFMLNNTDYIMGLGYGGEKILRQIRQLSTNPAYKARTQKLIALYYIHMIPEYARRGQRKQVTEGAKIIYRYYQNKPEIINSRDKSLTLANFFIHIMQEEYAVNILMDYLSQTGFDGLIYSQFLKIAFVHPDYQVNRAYTQLLIEAKKKLTQVQWCDLFVGECRINFQIFDDEELRNLYCESCAELGNEATRKTSSRTK, encoded by the coding sequence TTGATAGAAGTCATATATATGCTTTCCCTCAACTATTATTTTACAATTACCTTTCTTCTTTATTTTCTACTTTCCCATATACCTACAAAGGCACAGACAGCTTTCGATCATATTCACCGTTCCTCTATTAATGTAAAATACCTGGAATTTCTGGTCAAGACTCAAGTTGACAGTGTTCGCAGAACCAAAGGACTTTCTCCGTTAGTATCTGATAGCATTGCTTATCTGGCAGCTCAGGACCAAGGGGAGTATTTAAAAAATAAACCTTCTATTAGTCATTATCAAAGCTCTGCAAACAAAAAAACACCACAAGACCGGGTCAATTTTTATGGTGCCAGCAATTACCTTACAGGAGAAAATGTTCTTTCCTATCCTCTGGAAAATACATATATTGAGACAGCACGCAAAATGGTAAAAGGATGGGTAAATTCTCCAGGACATTACAAAAACATTATCACTCCGGATTATCAGATTACAGGTGTAGCTATTGTGCCTCACCAAAAAAATGGAAATCTAATAGCTGTTCAGGTATTTGCTAAGGTACTATTCAAATATACATTTGAAACCAGTATATCTTTGTTCCCGTATGATACGATAAGAGCACATACAGAAAAACCAACTCAGAATAAGTATGACCTTACAAACAAAAAAGAAAAGCTACCCTGGAAATTAAAGCCTATCAAAAATGAGATCACTCAATCCAGTGAACTAGTCAAATCTGTGTTTAAAGAACAGCTTGACCTGCGTCCTGATTATAGATCAAACGATATCTTGCTCTACTCATCTACTCCTGAACTATTCAAAAAATTATTAAAACATCGTAAAGATGGAATAGTAGTAGAACTTATAGATTATGAACCTTATCATTGTGGAAACCCTACCTATTACACAGCTCAGAGCAGACGAAACCGCAATTCTTCTATCTCGGGACAAATACTCAAGCCTTTATATAGAAAAGCGCTTCTTAGTGATCTGAAAGCACAAAAGCGTTCATTTAAAAAAGAACAACATAAGAAATTAAAACCATTACGCTTTCAATTCTCGGCAGCAGCCCGGCAAAAGAAAAAGTTTATTCGGACAACCCGTTGGCATCCAGATGAAACAACCGTCAAAATTGGCGATTGGTCTCAGGCGGACTCAGGGATGTATTTAGCTGTCAATTTTCTGCTTATTCATAAGAAACGTATTCTCACACCCATCCACTTTTCTAATGCATGTGGGGATTTCTCATTTACAGATACAGTAAATATTGAAACAAATTTTTCAACTCCTCATTTCAATACTTTTAAACCTGAAGAAAAACATTTTGACTTTCAGGTTCCCTTTATCCGCAATAATACACTCCCTGACTCTCTAAAGATGATAGCGATTCGGGACACTCTTCTTAATTATCAAATTGATAGCATACAAATCACAGCATTTGCTTCTATAGAAGGACTGAACGAGCTAAATGAAAAGCTTTATCACACCCGTGGAGAGAATATTCTTGCATATATAAAACAGTACACCAATCAGAAAACCCATATTCAAATCAAGACAGGTGAAAACTGGCCTTTATTCTATACACAGTTACGAGGTACTGACTTTGAATTCTGGAAAACATGTACCCGAATAGACATTAAACAGGAATTACAAAAGCCTGCAGTTCTAACTATTTGGGAAAAGAATCTCAATGAACAGCGCAATGCGCATGTATATGTGAAAGCCCACGTATTGGTACGGGATACACTTGTTTATCTTCAGAACTATCAGAAGAGGGAAGATTTCAGAGAAGCCGCTAACATACAAAATTATTACTACCAACTATGGCAACAACATCGCCTACCTTCAGACTCATTGTTGTGGGCAGTAAATTATCCTAATCGAAAAGAGTATAGCAATCTGATTGCCAACGCTCTTGCTTTTGAATACCTGACTCAAGATGGTAACAGACGTATGGAGCCACAAAACAGGGCCAGACAATGGAAGATTGTAAAGGCTAGTCTGTCAATGAAAGGAATCACTCCAGAGCTGCGCTACTATGCAATTTGTTTTATGTTAAATAATACAGACTACATAATGGGTCTAGGCTATGGAGGTGAAAAAATTCTGAGACAAATCAGACAACTATCTACCAATCCAGCTTACAAAGCAAGGACGCAAAAGTTAATAGCCTTATATTATATTCATATGATTCCTGAGTATGCTCGCAGGGGCCAAAGAAAGCAAGTAACAGAAGGTGCAAAGATTATCTATAGGTATTACCAAAATAAACCCGAAATTATAAATAGTCGGGATAAGTCTCTTACTCTTGCCAATTTCTTCATACACATCATGCAAGAAGAATATGCAGTGAATATTCTTATGGATTATTTGAGCCAAACAGGCTTTGATGGATTAATATACTCTCAATTTCTAAAAATAGCCTTTGTGCATCCAGACTATCAGGTTAACAGAGCCTATACTCAATTATTGATTGAGGCAAAGAAGAAATTAACTCAGGTACAGTGGTGCGATTTATTTGTTGGAGAATGTCGTATCAATTTTCAGATTTTTGATGATGAAGAACTCAGAAACCTGTATTGTGAATCATGTGCCGAATTAGGCAATGAAGCAACCCGAAAAACCAGCTCCCGTACCAAATAA
- a CDS encoding voltage-gated chloride channel family protein → MKKEIEQLSIIKHLLKWTVLLIPLACITGTLVALFLWLLDKATFYRWHHSWVLYFLPIAGIFIHFLYKFSGKNAEAGNNLIMDEIHNQGGGVPARMAPLVLVSTIITHLFGGSAGREGTAVQMGGSMANLLGRWFGLGRTDIRILLLCGIAAGFGAVFGTPVTGAIFAMEVLVIGRIRYDALIPCLIAGIFSDVVCSAWGIHHTHYSISYQESSRTFLPYVSLDFLLIGKVIVSGIFFGLAAYIFAELSHTIKQQANRFVSQKWLIPVIGGILIIGLTWLLGTDDYLGLGVMARTADGSSIINAFHLHGVTTWSWLWKLIFTAITLGMGFKGGEVTPLFFIGAALGNTLAVWLGAPVDLLAGLGFIAVFAGATNTPLACTLMGVELFGGEYILYYCIVCFTAYYFSGHSGIYQSQRIAISKTTAQVPDEEKTLKYYKHTESNPS, encoded by the coding sequence GTGAAAAAAGAAATTGAACAACTGTCCATCATTAAACACTTACTGAAATGGACAGTTCTGTTAATCCCGTTGGCCTGTATTACAGGTACACTTGTTGCGTTGTTTCTATGGCTACTTGATAAAGCTACTTTTTATCGCTGGCACCATAGTTGGGTGCTTTATTTTCTTCCTATAGCAGGTATTTTTATCCATTTCTTATACAAATTTTCAGGAAAGAATGCAGAAGCTGGCAACAATCTGATTATGGATGAAATTCATAATCAGGGAGGAGGTGTGCCGGCGCGCATGGCGCCGTTGGTATTGGTATCAACCATTATTACACATCTTTTTGGCGGGTCGGCTGGGAGAGAAGGAACCGCAGTGCAAATGGGAGGAAGCATGGCTAATCTGCTGGGCAGATGGTTTGGATTAGGTCGTACTGATATTCGCATCCTATTGTTATGTGGTATTGCTGCCGGATTTGGAGCTGTGTTTGGTACGCCTGTAACTGGAGCAATATTTGCCATGGAGGTGCTGGTAATCGGGCGTATTCGATATGATGCGTTGATTCCTTGTTTAATTGCCGGTATTTTCTCTGATGTAGTATGTTCTGCGTGGGGTATTCATCATACCCATTATTCTATATCTTATCAGGAAAGTTCACGAACGTTTTTGCCATATGTTTCTTTGGATTTCCTGTTAATTGGTAAAGTAATTGTCTCCGGTATTTTCTTTGGTCTGGCAGCATATATATTCGCAGAACTGTCTCATACCATTAAGCAACAGGCTAATAGGTTTGTCTCACAAAAATGGCTCATTCCTGTAATTGGAGGTATATTAATTATTGGGCTAACCTGGTTGCTCGGTACAGATGATTATCTTGGCTTGGGGGTAATGGCGCGTACTGCTGATGGTTCCTCTATTATTAATGCATTTCATTTGCATGGTGTGACTACATGGAGCTGGCTTTGGAAGCTGATTTTTACTGCTATTACCTTAGGTATGGGTTTTAAAGGCGGAGAGGTGACGCCTTTATTTTTTATTGGTGCTGCCTTAGGTAACACATTAGCTGTATGGCTGGGAGCACCAGTGGACTTACTGGCTGGGTTAGGGTTTATAGCTGTTTTTGCAGGTGCTACTAATACTCCTCTGGCATGCACACTAATGGGAGTTGAATTGTTTGGCGGTGAATACATACTTTATTATTGTATTGTATGTTTCACAGCTTATTACTTTAGTGGGCATAGTGGAATCTATCAATCACAACGAATTGCAATTTCAAAAACAACGGCTCAGGTTCCGGATGAAGAGAAAACATTGAAGTACTATAAACATACAGAATCTAATCCTTCATAA
- a CDS encoding PAS domain S-box protein, which produces MYSRLASLPTENILEQVPIGVLVLQLEKNNDPYSFRITYMNKTNANFLEKNQELIIGKRLIDILPDVSTEFLLKCMNVLHQKQADLLTNVIRKSTHDQKFYNVHISPIATDTVSVFSENVSGLRSIEQDLHRSNNIFQNLVREVEDYAILILDLEGNILNWNVGAEKMKGYKEDEIIGKNIQLFYPDEDKASNLPQKLLEEAKQKGKIEHSGWRIRKDGSRFWANVVLTTIHDKEGKASNFIKVVRDLTQQQSTNESLRKSEQKFRSILEAAPDAMVIVNQSGIIELSNTRTKDLFGYEYQELIGQKVEILLPEQYASIHEHHRREYEQKPRVRMMGKGIELQARCKDGSLFPVEIALSPLHIEEGVFTVAAIRDISENKKIWQQLQDVNTALENKVQERTDELAKLNNILEEKVKIRTQQLEASNRELESFSYSVSHDLRSPLRAIVGYSNILLEDHYKELSDDAKSVIDIIIRNTTRMGQLIDDILELSRISKQEIGLDSIDMEMLVQEVFQTLIKTESPSRIIHFELDALPPTTGNIVMLRQVIINLLSNALKYSRPRTETHIHVGNTIIENEPVYFIKDNGVGFDARHHSKLFELFQRLHKNTEFEGTGVGLAIVQRVIQKHRGKIWAESTLGEGSCFYFTIPP; this is translated from the coding sequence ATGTACTCGCGCTTAGCCTCCTTACCTACGGAAAATATTCTGGAACAGGTTCCCATTGGGGTCCTTGTTCTACAACTGGAAAAAAACAATGATCCTTATTCATTTCGAATCACATACATGAACAAAACCAATGCTAACTTTTTGGAGAAAAATCAGGAACTAATTATAGGCAAAAGACTGATAGATATCCTTCCGGATGTTAGTACAGAATTCCTTTTAAAATGCATGAATGTGTTACACCAAAAACAAGCGGATTTATTAACCAATGTCATCAGAAAATCCACACATGATCAAAAATTTTATAATGTACACATTTCACCAATAGCAACAGATACTGTAAGTGTTTTTTCTGAGAATGTTTCCGGTTTGCGATCTATAGAACAAGATCTTCATCGAAGTAATAATATATTCCAGAACCTAGTCAGAGAAGTAGAGGATTATGCGATCCTGATATTGGATCTGGAAGGAAATATATTAAATTGGAATGTAGGCGCTGAGAAGATGAAAGGTTACAAAGAAGATGAGATTATAGGAAAAAACATTCAACTTTTTTATCCAGATGAAGATAAAGCATCTAATCTACCTCAGAAACTACTGGAAGAAGCAAAACAAAAAGGTAAAATAGAACATTCCGGATGGCGAATCCGAAAGGATGGTTCTCGTTTCTGGGCTAATGTAGTACTTACCACTATACATGATAAAGAAGGAAAAGCAAGCAATTTTATCAAGGTGGTACGAGATCTTACTCAGCAGCAATCTACTAATGAATCCCTACGAAAATCAGAACAAAAATTCAGATCAATACTAGAGGCTGCTCCAGATGCAATGGTTATTGTTAATCAGTCTGGCATTATTGAATTAAGCAATACCCGGACAAAAGATTTATTTGGATATGAATATCAGGAATTAATTGGTCAAAAAGTAGAAATACTTCTTCCAGAACAATATGCTTCTATTCATGAACATCATAGAAGGGAATATGAACAGAAACCAAGAGTACGCATGATGGGTAAGGGAATTGAGTTACAAGCTCGTTGTAAAGATGGAAGTTTATTTCCAGTAGAAATTGCACTAAGCCCTTTACATATAGAGGAAGGAGTATTTACTGTTGCAGCTATACGGGATATATCTGAAAATAAGAAAATATGGCAACAATTACAGGATGTGAATACAGCACTTGAAAACAAAGTACAGGAGCGAACTGACGAACTGGCAAAGTTAAATAACATACTGGAAGAAAAAGTAAAGATAAGAACCCAGCAGTTAGAAGCCAGTAACCGTGAATTGGAGTCATTCAGTTATTCCGTGTCACATGACTTACGAAGCCCGCTCAGAGCAATAGTTGGTTATAGCAATATCTTGTTGGAAGACCACTACAAAGAACTCAGTGATGATGCAAAATCAGTTATTGACATTATCATCCGAAATACCACTCGTATGGGCCAGCTCATTGATGACATTCTGGAACTATCCCGTATTAGCAAACAGGAAATAGGGCTAGATAGCATTGATATGGAAATGCTTGTACAAGAAGTATTTCAAACACTTATCAAAACAGAATCACCATCACGTATTATTCACTTTGAACTTGATGCATTACCTCCTACTACAGGTAATATCGTAATGCTTCGACAGGTTATCATAAATCTGCTTTCCAATGCGTTGAAATATAGTCGACCACGTACAGAAACCCATATTCATGTTGGCAATACAATCATTGAAAATGAACCTGTTTATTTTATTAAAGATAATGGAGTAGGCTTTGATGCCCGTCATCATTCCAAATTATTTGAACTTTTTCAACGTCTGCACAAAAACACTGAATTTGAAGGAACAGGTGTTGGATTAGCCATTGTGCAAAGAGTTATTCAAAAACACAGAGGAAAAATATGGGCAGAAAGTACTTTAGGAGAAGGATCCTGCTTTTATTTTACTATTCCACCTTAA
- a CDS encoding response regulator: MEVLYIEDTPEDADLALRSLRKHNLVNEVKLLEDGQAALDYLFGEGEYASSGRGKIPRLMLLDLKLPKISGLEVLARMKTDDQLKHIPVVVLTSSNEDVDIKKAYALGANSYIVKPVDFQNFAEAIRQVGLYWLVLNEPPSNT; encoded by the coding sequence ATGGAAGTATTATATATAGAAGATACACCTGAAGATGCAGACTTAGCTCTACGATCTCTAAGAAAGCACAATCTGGTTAATGAAGTCAAATTGCTTGAAGATGGGCAAGCTGCCTTAGACTACCTTTTTGGAGAAGGAGAGTATGCCTCTTCCGGCAGAGGTAAAATTCCCCGATTAATGTTATTGGATCTAAAACTCCCAAAAATAAGTGGTTTGGAAGTTTTAGCTCGTATGAAAACAGATGATCAATTAAAACATATTCCCGTTGTTGTGTTAACATCTTCTAATGAGGATGTTGATATAAAAAAAGCATATGCTTTGGGAGCCAACAGTTATATTGTAAAACCTGTCGATTTTCAAAACTTTGCAGAAGCCATACGACAAGTGGGTCTCTACTGGCTGGTGTTAAATGAGCCACCTTCCAATACATAG
- a CDS encoding response regulator: protein MEVLNHILLIDADDASNLITRIMLKKASVAEHIHTARNGEEAIALLSHTNFVFPDLILLEINMPVMDGFEFLTYWKKNNFTGKSRIVIYTYSARTEDISHMCQYKDVAGYLEKPINNTQITKLINIVHNHSNYTQDSNTDSQRIYL, encoded by the coding sequence ATGGAAGTACTTAATCACATCTTGCTTATAGATGCAGATGATGCCAGCAATCTCATTACCAGAATTATGTTAAAAAAGGCATCTGTTGCAGAACATATCCATACAGCACGTAATGGAGAGGAGGCAATTGCACTTTTATCACATACCAACTTTGTTTTTCCTGATCTTATTTTACTGGAGATCAATATGCCTGTTATGGATGGGTTTGAATTTCTTACTTATTGGAAAAAAAATAATTTCACAGGGAAATCCAGGATAGTTATTTATACCTATTCTGCTCGTACAGAAGACATTTCTCATATGTGTCAATATAAAGATGTAGCAGGCTATCTGGAAAAGCCAATTAATAATACCCAAATCACCAAACTAATAAATATTGTACATAACCATAGCAATTATACTCAGGATAGTAATACAGATAGTCAGAGAATCTACCTGTAA
- a CDS encoding sensor histidine kinase, which produces MKKSLLILPQFYMYIVMGIALATLAGWQLNVDILRRIIPGLVAMNPTTAVLFIFYGIAFISIHSTSHFYQFTGVILLGLVICIGCIKIVQYIADIPDGIDSIFYGDRLREDIKYNIPNRMSIITAISFLVNSLSLYLYTKPILQKQSLANYALAVGMFISLLSVIGYIYQVDIHHSVVQRFPMAPNTALNFLLIAIALLLSQKDTGYMKEIFSPYTGGVLARKLIPSMVIIPVGMGLLLLVGSWTRLYGSDFRIALHTLGVITLMIAVLLNVIRSLNHTDEARMLAEAELTKAKELVEDHARKLEESAQEITEFSYAISHNLRTPLRAINGYTSLLKEKNHIHLDQESTQMLNILQQNTWKMGQLTDDLLSFIKISRTPILYKHINLNELVKQVLSDLKKFIRETSQIEINTLPHARGDYELLRLVYQHLLSNAIKYSELKDTLWITVGAHVSQEATVYFVKDKGCGFDMRHYDKLFGLFTRLHQEHEFQGLGIGLAVTQRIIHKHGGQIWAESEPGKGATFYFTLESHQ; this is translated from the coding sequence ATGAAAAAATCGCTTTTGATTTTGCCCCAGTTTTATATGTATATAGTCATGGGAATTGCTCTAGCTACTCTAGCTGGCTGGCAGCTTAATGTTGATATTTTACGAAGGATTATTCCTGGGTTAGTAGCGATGAATCCTACAACAGCAGTGTTGTTTATCTTCTATGGAATTGCCTTTATCAGCATCCACTCTACATCTCACTTTTATCAGTTCACAGGAGTTATTCTCCTGGGATTAGTGATATGTATTGGATGTATCAAAATAGTACAATACATAGCAGATATACCTGATGGGATAGATAGTATTTTCTATGGAGACCGCCTCAGAGAAGACATAAAGTACAATATACCTAATAGAATGTCTATTATAACAGCTATTAGCTTTTTAGTCAATAGCCTCTCATTATATCTGTACACCAAACCAATTCTTCAGAAACAATCTCTTGCCAACTATGCATTAGCGGTAGGGATGTTTATTTCTTTATTATCTGTAATAGGCTATATATATCAGGTAGACATTCATCATTCTGTTGTACAACGTTTTCCAATGGCTCCAAATACCGCATTAAATTTTCTTCTTATTGCCATTGCATTACTCTTGTCTCAAAAAGATACGGGTTATATGAAAGAAATCTTTAGTCCATATACAGGTGGGGTATTAGCACGAAAGCTCATTCCTTCTATGGTTATTATTCCTGTGGGCATGGGATTACTATTACTGGTAGGGTCCTGGACACGTTTGTATGGATCTGACTTTCGAATAGCTCTTCATACACTAGGAGTAATTACACTTATGATAGCAGTGCTGTTAAATGTGATACGTTCATTAAATCACACAGATGAAGCACGTATGTTAGCAGAGGCAGAGTTAACAAAAGCAAAAGAACTCGTTGAAGATCATGCCAGAAAACTCGAAGAAAGTGCACAGGAAATTACAGAGTTCTCTTATGCAATCAGCCACAATCTGAGAACACCTTTACGGGCAATTAATGGATACACATCTTTATTAAAAGAGAAGAATCACATTCATCTAGATCAGGAAAGTACACAGATGTTGAATATCCTACAGCAAAATACATGGAAGATGGGACAGCTTACGGATGATCTGTTAAGTTTTATCAAGATAAGCCGTACACCTATTCTTTATAAACATATCAATCTGAATGAACTTGTAAAACAAGTACTTTCTGATTTAAAAAAGTTTATCAGAGAGACTTCACAGATAGAAATCAATACACTACCTCATGCCAGAGGTGATTATGAGTTACTACGTTTGGTATACCAGCATTTACTATCCAATGCCATTAAATACTCTGAACTTAAAGATACTTTATGGATAACCGTAGGTGCACATGTGTCACAGGAGGCAACGGTATACTTTGTAAAGGATAAAGGATGCGGATTTGATATGCGACATTATGATAAACTTTTTGGTTTATTTACACGGCTGCATCAGGAGCATGAGTTCCAGGGCTTAGGCATTGGACTCGCAGTCACTCAACGTATTATTCATAAACATGGTGGACAAATCTGGGCAGAATCAGAGCCAGGCAAAGGTGCAACATTTTATTTTACACTGGAATCACATCAATAG
- a CDS encoding response regulator — MARLNYILIVDDDEASNLITRLFLEKADVTDQIHVRMNGVEAVAFIMQHMNALPELILLDINMPLMDGFEFLRRWKANGLTGKSKIVMYTSSGREADIAHAKQYEDVVAYIEKPMSMAKINQLLDAVFGQHRSGS; from the coding sequence ATGGCAAGACTAAATTACATTCTAATTGTAGATGATGACGAGGCCAGTAATTTGATTACAAGGTTGTTTCTGGAAAAAGCAGATGTCACAGATCAGATTCATGTACGCATGAATGGTGTTGAAGCTGTGGCATTTATTATGCAGCATATGAATGCATTGCCAGAACTTATTTTACTTGACATCAACATGCCTCTCATGGATGGCTTTGAATTTTTACGACGTTGGAAAGCCAATGGTCTTACAGGAAAGTCCAAAATAGTCATGTATACAAGTTCAGGTCGCGAAGCGGACATAGCTCATGCCAAACAATATGAGGATGTAGTTGCCTACATAGAAAAACCCATGAGTATGGCAAAAATAAATCAGTTACTGGATGCAGTTTTTGGTCAACACAGATCTGGAAGTTAA